A region from the Mycobacterium heidelbergense genome encodes:
- the eccA gene encoding type VII secretion AAA-ATPase EccA — protein sequence MTRPQSTAEDARNAMVAGLLASGISVNGLQPSHNPQVASQMFNTATTLDPGMCDAWLARILAGEQGIDVLLGAWAAVRTFGWETRRLGVTDVQFRPEVSDGLFLRLAITSVETLACAYAAVLAEAKRYEEAAKLLDGIEPRHPFDEEVINYVRGVLYFRTGRWPDVLAQFPEGKPWRQPELKAAGAAMATTALASLGVFEEAFRRGQDAIEGDRVPGAANIALYTQGMCLRHVGREEEAIELLRRVYSRDPKFTPAREALDNPNYRLVLTDPETIEARTDPWDPGSAPTRAQTEAARHAQEAARYLAEGDAELNAMLGMERAKREIKLIKSTTKVNLARAKMGLPVPVTSRHTLLLGPPGTGKTSVARAFSKQLCGLTVLRKPVVVETSRTKLLGRYMADAEKNTEEMLEGALGGAVFFDEMHTLHETGYHQGDPYGNAIINTLLLYMENHRDELVVFGAGYAKAMDKMLEVNQGLRRRFSTVIEFFSYTPEELVALTKLMGRENEDLITDEAAEGLLPSYTKFYLDESYSEDGDLIRGIDTLGNAGFVRNVVEKARDHRSFRLDDEDLDAVLASDLSEFSEAQLLRFKELTREDLAEGLRAAVAEKKTT from the coding sequence ATGACGCGCCCGCAGTCGACCGCCGAAGACGCCCGTAATGCTATGGTCGCCGGCCTGTTGGCGTCGGGGATTTCGGTCAACGGACTACAGCCCAGCCACAACCCGCAGGTGGCGTCGCAGATGTTCAACACGGCGACCACGCTTGACCCCGGGATGTGCGATGCCTGGCTGGCGCGGATATTGGCGGGCGAACAGGGCATCGACGTGCTGCTGGGCGCGTGGGCGGCGGTCAGGACGTTCGGTTGGGAAACCCGCCGCCTCGGGGTCACGGACGTGCAGTTTCGTCCCGAGGTCTCCGACGGGCTGTTCCTGCGGCTGGCGATCACCAGCGTGGAGACGCTGGCCTGCGCCTACGCCGCCGTCCTCGCCGAGGCGAAACGGTACGAGGAAGCGGCGAAACTGCTCGACGGCATCGAACCCCGCCACCCTTTCGACGAGGAAGTGATCAACTACGTGCGGGGCGTGCTGTACTTCCGCACCGGACGCTGGCCGGACGTGCTCGCCCAATTTCCCGAGGGAAAGCCCTGGCGGCAACCCGAACTGAAGGCCGCCGGGGCGGCCATGGCAACCACCGCGCTGGCGTCGCTGGGGGTCTTCGAAGAGGCCTTTCGGCGCGGGCAGGACGCCATCGAGGGCGACCGGGTGCCGGGGGCGGCCAACATCGCCCTGTACACCCAGGGCATGTGCCTGCGGCACGTCGGCCGCGAAGAGGAGGCCATCGAGCTGTTGCGCCGGGTGTATTCGCGCGATCCGAAGTTCACCCCGGCCCGCGAGGCGCTCGACAACCCCAACTACCGGCTGGTGCTGACCGATCCGGAAACGATCGAGGCGCGCACCGACCCGTGGGATCCGGGCAGCGCCCCGACCCGCGCGCAGACGGAGGCCGCCCGCCACGCCCAGGAGGCCGCCAGGTATCTGGCCGAAGGGGACGCCGAGCTCAACGCGATGCTGGGCATGGAGCGGGCCAAACGGGAAATCAAGCTCATCAAGTCGACCACCAAGGTCAACTTGGCCCGCGCCAAGATGGGGCTGCCGGTGCCGGTGACGTCGCGCCACACCTTGCTGCTGGGGCCGCCCGGGACCGGAAAGACCTCGGTGGCACGCGCTTTCAGCAAGCAGCTGTGCGGGCTGACCGTGCTGCGCAAGCCCGTGGTGGTGGAGACCAGCCGCACCAAGCTGCTGGGCCGGTACATGGCCGACGCCGAAAAGAACACCGAGGAGATGCTCGAGGGAGCGCTGGGCGGAGCCGTCTTCTTCGACGAGATGCACACCCTGCACGAGACGGGCTACCACCAGGGCGACCCGTACGGCAACGCGATCATCAACACGCTGCTGCTGTACATGGAAAACCACCGCGACGAGCTGGTGGTCTTCGGCGCGGGCTACGCCAAGGCCATGGACAAGATGCTCGAGGTGAATCAGGGTCTGCGACGGCGCTTTTCGACCGTCATCGAGTTCTTCAGCTACACCCCGGAAGAGCTTGTCGCACTGACCAAGCTGATGGGGCGGGAGAACGAGGACCTCATCACCGACGAGGCGGCCGAGGGATTGCTGCCGTCGTACACCAAGTTCTATCTCGACGAGAGCTACTCGGAAGACGGGGACCTGATTCGCGGCATCGACACCCTGGGCAACGCCGGCTTCGTGCGCAACGTGGTGGAAAAGGCCCGCGACCACCGCAGCTTCCGGCTCGATGACGAAGACCTCGACGCGGTGCTGGCCAGCGATCTCAGCGAGTTCAGCGAGGCCCAACTGCTCCGTTTCAAGGAGTTGACCCGCGAGGACCTCGCCGAGGGCCTGCGCGCGGCGGTGGCCGAGAAGAAGACGACATAG
- the eccE gene encoding type VII secretion protein EccE: MKAQRRFGLSLSWPRVTAVFLIDVLIMLVASHCPDSWQGDHHIAFWVGVGLATLITLLSLVTHHGLTVTSGLATWLWDWSADPGTALTAGCTPAVDHQRRFGRNKVGVRHYDGHLVTVIAVDGGDDDALGRHRHRTTAAALPVRAVAEGLRQFDIHLDGIDIVSVKVRRGGPEVRAAEKSKLDDWGPEEWGLVSDQPSYVRRTWLVLRMNPQRNVAAVAARDSLASTLVAATERLAQDLDGQSCVAKPLTADELGEVDSAVLADLEPTWSRPGWRHLKHFNGFATSFWLTPSDITTETVEDLLLAEVAATVVTIRLVTSGGRPQLSGWVRYHSEKRLPRAISSGLNRLTGRQLAAVRASLPAPAARPILVVPSRGLLDDDELVLSVGQARESSASVPAAQ; the protein is encoded by the coding sequence ATGAAGGCTCAGCGCAGGTTTGGATTGTCTTTGTCGTGGCCGCGGGTCACCGCGGTGTTCCTGATCGACGTCCTCATCATGTTGGTGGCAAGTCACTGCCCGGACTCCTGGCAGGGCGACCATCACATCGCGTTTTGGGTGGGCGTCGGCCTCGCAACGCTGATCACGCTGCTGTCACTGGTCACCCACCACGGGCTCACGGTGACCTCTGGCTTGGCCACGTGGCTGTGGGATTGGTCCGCCGACCCGGGCACCGCGCTGACGGCCGGATGCACGCCGGCGGTCGACCACCAGCGTCGCTTCGGGCGCAACAAGGTCGGCGTGCGCCACTACGACGGCCATCTGGTCACGGTGATCGCGGTGGACGGTGGGGACGACGACGCCCTTGGCCGCCATCGCCATCGGACGACCGCGGCCGCCCTGCCGGTGCGGGCGGTCGCCGAGGGCCTGCGCCAGTTCGACATTCACCTTGACGGCATCGACATCGTCTCGGTGAAGGTGCGCCGCGGGGGCCCCGAAGTCCGAGCCGCCGAAAAGTCGAAGCTCGACGACTGGGGGCCCGAGGAGTGGGGGCTGGTGAGCGACCAACCCTCCTATGTGCGCCGCACGTGGCTGGTGCTGCGGATGAACCCGCAGCGCAACGTCGCCGCCGTCGCGGCCCGCGATTCGCTGGCGTCGACGTTGGTGGCGGCCACCGAGCGGCTCGCCCAGGATCTCGATGGGCAAAGTTGTGTGGCCAAGCCGTTGACCGCCGACGAGCTGGGCGAGGTCGACAGCGCCGTGCTGGCCGACCTGGAGCCGACCTGGAGCCGCCCCGGATGGCGGCATCTCAAGCATTTCAACGGGTTCGCCACCAGCTTCTGGCTGACACCGTCGGACATCACCACCGAGACCGTGGAAGACCTGTTGCTGGCCGAGGTGGCGGCGACCGTGGTCACGATCCGGCTCGTCACGAGCGGCGGCCGGCCCCAGCTGTCGGGCTGGGTGCGCTACCACAGCGAGAAGCGGCTTCCCAGGGCGATATCGTCGGGGCTCAATCGGCTCACCGGGCGCCAACTGGCGGCGGTGCGCGCGAGTCTGCCCGCCCCGGCGGCTCGCCCGATCCTGGTCGTGCCCAGCCGTGGGCTGCTCGACGACGATGAGTTGGTGCTGTCGGTAGGTCAGGCGCGGGAGAGCTCAGCGAGCGTGCCCGCAGCGCAATGA
- a CDS encoding type VII secretion-associated serine protease mycosin encodes MRRFVTASGRLWHGRASRATIAALLLTSGALAGLPPAYAISPPTVDPAAVPPDGPPGPPAPMKQNSYCTEVGVLPGTDFRLQPRYMDMLNLQEAWQFGRGAGQKVAVIDTGVTPHPRFPHLIPGGDYIMSGDGLSDCDAHGTIVASVIGAAPASGATAPPAAPRKPVTIPTTEPPPKAPPPQTVTLSPLPQTVTMVPPPPEGPPGPFGAPPAPPPAPPAPPPAPGQAPSGHHGGQGTVTIPSYAGGRQVTAVDNPGGPRPLDPPKPPPPPPAPAPAQAPDAYSGIAPDVDIISIRQSSQAFGLKDAYTGDEDPQTRAKIDDVETMARAIVHAANLGASVINISDVTCMSARNVIDQRTLGAAVRYAAVDKNAVIVAAAGDTSKKDCKQNPVFDPMQPKDPRDWNGVTTVVTPSWFSDYVLTVGAVDTDGRPLTQGGQGQASTSVAGPWVGLAAPGIDIVGLSPRDDGLINAIDGPDNSLLVPAGTSFSAAIVSGVAALVRAKYPQLSAYQVVNRLERTARAPARGVDNQMGYGIVDPVAALTWDVPEGPAKPPQQLSAPLKMPKAAPHRDMVPVWVAAGGLTGALLIGGAVFGIAMLMKRTRKQQ; translated from the coding sequence ATGCGGCGATTCGTTACCGCTAGCGGCAGGCTGTGGCATGGTCGCGCCTCGCGCGCGACCATCGCCGCACTCCTGCTCACGTCAGGTGCGTTGGCCGGTCTACCGCCCGCGTACGCGATCTCGCCACCGACGGTCGACCCGGCCGCGGTGCCGCCGGATGGTCCGCCCGGACCGCCGGCACCGATGAAGCAGAACTCCTACTGCACCGAGGTCGGGGTCTTGCCCGGCACCGACTTTCGGCTGCAGCCGAGGTACATGGACATGCTGAACCTGCAGGAGGCATGGCAATTCGGCCGCGGCGCCGGGCAGAAGGTCGCGGTCATCGACACGGGTGTGACCCCGCACCCCAGGTTTCCGCACCTGATCCCCGGCGGCGACTACATCATGTCCGGCGACGGGCTGTCGGACTGCGACGCCCACGGCACCATCGTGGCGTCGGTGATCGGCGCGGCCCCGGCCAGTGGCGCCACGGCGCCGCCCGCCGCGCCGCGCAAGCCGGTCACCATTCCCACCACCGAGCCGCCCCCGAAAGCGCCGCCGCCGCAGACGGTGACCTTGTCGCCGTTGCCGCAGACCGTGACGATGGTTCCCCCGCCGCCGGAAGGGCCTCCGGGGCCGTTCGGGGCGCCGCCGGCGCCCCCGCCAGCACCGCCCGCGCCTCCCCCCGCACCCGGTCAGGCCCCGTCGGGCCACCACGGCGGCCAGGGGACGGTGACCATACCGAGCTATGCCGGCGGGCGCCAGGTAACCGCCGTCGACAACCCGGGCGGCCCGCGCCCGCTCGACCCGCCCAAACCCCCGCCGCCACCCCCGGCGCCGGCGCCCGCCCAGGCCCCGGACGCCTACAGCGGAATCGCGCCGGACGTCGACATCATCTCGATCCGCCAGTCCAGCCAGGCCTTTGGCCTCAAGGATGCCTACACCGGTGACGAGGATCCGCAGACGCGGGCGAAGATCGACGACGTCGAGACCATGGCGCGAGCGATCGTGCACGCCGCCAACCTGGGCGCGTCGGTCATCAACATCTCCGATGTGACCTGCATGAGCGCGCGCAACGTCATCGACCAGCGCACGCTGGGCGCGGCGGTGCGCTACGCGGCGGTCGACAAGAACGCCGTCATCGTGGCCGCCGCGGGCGACACCAGCAAGAAGGACTGCAAGCAGAACCCGGTCTTCGATCCCATGCAGCCCAAGGATCCGCGCGACTGGAACGGTGTCACCACCGTCGTGACGCCGTCCTGGTTCAGCGACTACGTCCTGACGGTCGGCGCGGTGGACACCGACGGCCGGCCGCTCACCCAGGGTGGTCAGGGGCAGGCGTCGACGAGCGTCGCCGGGCCGTGGGTGGGACTCGCGGCGCCGGGGATCGACATCGTCGGGCTTTCACCCCGGGACGACGGTCTGATCAACGCCATCGACGGCCCGGACAACTCGCTGCTGGTTCCGGCCGGCACGAGCTTCTCGGCCGCGATCGTGTCGGGGGTTGCCGCCCTCGTCCGCGCGAAATACCCGCAGCTCTCGGCGTACCAGGTCGTCAACCGGTTGGAACGCACCGCCCGGGCGCCGGCGCGCGGCGTGGACAACCAGATGGGCTACGGTATCGTCGATCCGGTCGCGGCGCTGACCTGGGATGTGCCCGAAGGCCCGGCGAAGCCGCCGCAGCAACTGTCGGCGCCACTGAAGATGCCGAAAGCCGCGCCGCACCGGGATATGGTGCCAGTATGGGTGGCGGCCGGAGGATTGACCGGAGCCTTGCTCATCGGCGGCGCAGTGTTCGGCATAGCGATGTTGATGAAGCGAACACGGAAGCAGCAATGA
- the eccD gene encoding type VII secretion integral membrane protein EccD, whose amino-acid sequence MTAVAETLQADIEGISQPRAVVVGVMAGEGVQIGVLLDANAPVSVMTDPLLKVVNSRLRELGETPLEATGRGRWALCLVDGTPLRATQSLTEQDIYDGDRLWIRFLPDTEHRSQVIEHISTAVSANLSKRFAAIDPIVAVQVGSSMIAVGVTAAAGLLGWWRWHHNSWLPTVYAAIIAALVLTVAIMLATRAKTQSDRRVADIMLLSGLAPLAVAAAAAPPGGVGSPQAVLGFGVLAIAAALALRFTGRRLAIYTAIVTISAVAAIASLARMVAMTSAVTNFSCVVLVCVLTYHAAPALSRRLAGIRLPVFPSATSRWVFEARPDLPTTVVRPDGGAPVLEGPASVRDVVLQAERARSFLTGLLLGLGVLMVVSLTALSDPHTGQRWLPLLLAGFSAGFLMLRGRSYVDRWQAITLAATAVIIVAAVVVRYALVLQSPLAVSIGVAILVLLPAAGLTAAAVVPNTIYSPLFRKFVEWIEYLCLMPIFPLALWLMNVYAAIRYR is encoded by the coding sequence ATGACCGCGGTAGCTGAAACCCTACAGGCGGATATCGAGGGTATCTCACAGCCTCGGGCGGTAGTGGTCGGCGTCATGGCCGGCGAGGGCGTCCAAATCGGCGTCCTGCTGGATGCCAACGCCCCGGTCTCGGTGATGACCGACCCGCTGCTGAAAGTGGTCAACAGCCGGCTGAGGGAACTCGGCGAGACGCCGCTGGAGGCCACGGGCCGCGGCAGGTGGGCGCTGTGCCTGGTCGACGGCACGCCCCTGCGGGCCACCCAATCGCTGACCGAGCAGGACATCTACGACGGCGACCGGCTGTGGATCCGGTTCCTCCCGGACACCGAGCACCGGTCGCAGGTCATCGAGCACATCTCCACCGCGGTTTCGGCAAACCTGAGCAAGCGGTTCGCCGCGATCGACCCGATCGTCGCGGTGCAGGTCGGCTCCTCGATGATCGCGGTCGGGGTGACCGCCGCGGCGGGTTTGCTGGGCTGGTGGCGCTGGCACCACAACTCGTGGCTGCCGACGGTCTACGCCGCGATCATCGCCGCCCTCGTGCTGACGGTGGCCATCATGCTGGCGACGCGGGCGAAGACGCAGTCGGATCGACGCGTCGCCGACATCATGCTGCTGAGCGGCCTCGCGCCACTGGCGGTGGCGGCAGCGGCGGCGCCGCCGGGCGGCGTCGGGTCCCCGCAAGCGGTGTTGGGCTTCGGCGTCCTCGCCATCGCCGCGGCGCTCGCGCTGCGCTTCACCGGTCGCCGGCTGGCCATTTACACCGCGATCGTCACCATCAGCGCGGTGGCGGCGATCGCCAGCCTGGCGCGCATGGTCGCCATGACCAGCGCGGTGACCAACTTCAGCTGCGTGGTGCTGGTCTGCGTGCTGACCTACCACGCCGCACCGGCCCTGTCCCGTCGCCTGGCCGGCATTCGGCTGCCCGTGTTCCCGTCGGCGACCAGCCGATGGGTGTTCGAGGCGCGACCGGATCTGCCCACCACCGTGGTGCGCCCCGACGGCGGTGCCCCGGTCTTGGAGGGGCCCGCGTCGGTCCGGGACGTGGTGCTGCAAGCCGAACGCGCCCGGTCGTTCCTGACCGGCCTGCTCCTGGGGCTGGGCGTGTTGATGGTGGTGTCGCTGACCGCGCTGTCGGACCCGCACACCGGGCAGCGCTGGCTGCCGCTCCTGCTGGCCGGCTTCAGCGCCGGCTTCCTGATGCTGCGCGGCCGCTCGTACGTCGACCGCTGGCAGGCGATCACCCTGGCCGCGACCGCCGTGATCATCGTCGCCGCGGTGGTGGTGCGGTACGCCCTGGTGCTGCAGTCGCCGCTCGCCGTGTCGATCGGCGTGGCGATCCTGGTGCTGCTGCCGGCCGCCGGCCTGACGGCCGCGGCGGTCGTGCCCAACACCATCTACAGCCCGCTGTTCCGCAAGTTTGTGGAATGGATCGAATACCTGTGCCTCATGCCGATTTTCCCGTTGGCATTGTGGCTGATGAATGTCTATGCGGCGATTCGTTACCGCTAG